A stretch of DNA from Bremerella alba:
CCATACAGAAACAGGGCCCACGGGTAATCGCGATCGGGGGCGTCGCCGTAGGTGCGGTGCGTCCACACGACATCTAGCTCGTCGAAATCAAACGTCGCGACCTGGGTGTCCGGCACATTACCGGTGGCGTCGGTGTGCACGTACGTTCCGCCGCGGCTGTTCACGCTGGTGGGCCAGCCCAAGTCAAGCATCCAGCGAACCGTGTCCAGCATGTGGATGCACATGTCTCCCATGATGCCGTTGCCGAATTCCTCGAACATCCGCCAACTGCGAGGATGCATCACCGGGTTGAACGGCAGCTTCGGGGCCGGGCCAGTCCACATCTCGAAATCGAGGTTCTCAGGCGGCGGACAGTTCTCGGCCGTCCGGTTGCGTCCCATGCCGTAGTAGCAGCAAATCTCGGCGTGCCCGATCGTGCCCAGCAGGCCTTCGCCAATCACCTTATCGCGGGCCTCGATCAAATGCGCCGTGCTCCGCCGCTGCGTGCCGACCTGCACCACGCGGTCGTACTTCCGAGCCGCGGCCAGCATCGCCTGACCTTCGATAACATCGCGGCTGATCGGCTTCTGGCAGTAAACGTCCGCCCCCGCCTGACAGGCCTCGATCATCGCCAGCGCATGCCAATGATCTGGCGTCCCGACCAGGCACACGTCTAAGTCCTTCTCGGCCAACATCTGACGATAATCACCAAACTGCCGAGGCTGCTTCCCAGACTTCTGCCGCGAAGCAATCAACTCGGCCGCCCCGTCACGCATCTGCGAATCGACATCGCAAATCGAAACGACCTCGACCGGAGCCACCTGAATCATCCGCAGCAAATCGCACTTGCCATACCACCCGCAACCAATCAAACCTACCCGCTTCGGCTTGATGTCGAGCAAGTCCTGCGCCCAAGAAGAACGAGGCAAAGAAGCAATCGCAGTAACGGCCGCAGCCGAAGTCAAAAACTGACGACGATCCATAGTGTCAGGCTCCTGAAGAAAAGATTGGGCGCATGATGGGGATGCGGTTATTGTACTTTAAAGTGCGACGAAGAAAGCGGACGGAATTCGCAGCGCAGGCGGAATGGCGGACTGTAATCACCAACTCAGCTGAGCTTCCCTGGGTATGCCTCAGCCGAGGGCGGCAGCCGGGCAAATGCAACGCGTTTTAAAACTAGATATACGATAAACGTTGGCGAGAATATCGGAGGAGACGGACAAGGGGTCAGATCTCATTTTCGATTGATTTCGTACCTGGCCATGATACAACGTGCAGATGCCCAGACCGAGAAAAGAGACCTGACCCTTTCTTGCCTACAAGTCGAAACCGAGATGAGCATGATCAAGCGTAGGCAAGGCAACTTCGTCCGAGGCAAAACGGAACCCAGCCGCGACCAAGAATTGCACCTGATGGTGCTGACCCACAATGTTATGATTCTCTGGTGGGCTTGTGTTTTCTACAGAGCCGACCTGACCCCTTTTCCTTCCCCGATAAGCATTCGCCGACAGTGCCACCCGTCCGCTATCGTAGGTTAGCTAAAGTGTACACTAGCCCTGACCCCGGGGTGAAGGGACGCCATCCGTCCTTTGATTGGCATCAATAAGGCACGATGATTCATGCCCTTTTCTTCGTTGAGCACGCTTCTTGAGTGAGGAAAAAATAAGCGAATGACAGGTAGACGAAGACTTCAATTTGGAATGATTGCCATATTGGGCTTTATTCTTGTCGTTTCTGTCATCGTGAGGGTGTGGGCACCAAGATTAGAATTCGAGCGGATGATTTCGAGTCGTTCGTCGAACACGATTAGAGAAATTGTAGTCAAAGGCCAGGGGAGGCAAGTGAGGTGTAGAAGCAAGCACCTGGTTGAATACATTGGTAGTGGGATTATGCGATCTGCACGAGGAGGAAGGGCGTATCGCGAGGATTACGACGCTGGCCTGCCTCCCCGAAGGTATGTGCCATACACAATGCGTGTCCGAACAAGTTGTGGCTACTATTCGTTTAGTTGTTGGATTTCTGCAAAGGATTGCTGTATGTTTATTCCGTTTGAGGACCCAATCGGGGAAGACGGTACACCAAATCGTCGGTTTGAATTTGCTGAACCGATTCCAGGTGAAGCAAGGGAGATGCTTCAGTTCTTGCTGAGTGATTTAGATATGGACAATAGGCTGATGGAGTTGTAAATCACCGGCAGGGTGGCACGGCCAAGCCGCCCGCCATGTTCACCATCTCCCGGTGTGCCACTGCTGCCCTGAGCAGTGCGAGTGACGGAAACGGGGTCAGGTCCAATACTGTTCGGCACAAGGTTTGACCGGTTGGTTTTGTTTTACCAGATGTTGTCTTGAATGGCTTGGTGTTGAGCGAGCGAGGGGGTGTTTGGATCTGTTTTTGTGAGAAGTGCAGATAAAAGGGGACGGGGGTCTTTTCTCTAACTATTCTTACGCGGCCGCCCGCGGGGGCGAAGGTTGTAGCTCAAGAGGAAGGAAACGGGGTCAGGTCTCTTTTTGCTTGATGAATCATATCTCCCTCAACTTTCACGAATAAATGTCCAACGGTTGACCCGTCGCTTGGACAAGAAAAGTTGTCAGGACTTTTCGTTTCGCCCCAAGTCTACAGACTTCCACTCGCTGATCAACGCAATTTGTCCAGGAAGCGGAGACAGTGAACGGGAGTTCCGCGACCTACTTCGCTTCCTAATCCCCCGAAACAAAAAAGAAGCCAAAAATTGCCCGTGCGCTCTTGACATGAGCGCACTCACCTAGTATACATAGGTTCACCATAGGGACGATTTCCCTGATGTACTCTTTTTACCTCGGTCTTTCATAT
This window harbors:
- a CDS encoding Gfo/Idh/MocA family protein gives rise to the protein MDRRQFLTSAAAVTAIASLPRSSWAQDLLDIKPKRVGLIGCGWYGKCDLLRMIQVAPVEVVSICDVDSQMRDGAAELIASRQKSGKQPRQFGDYRQMLAEKDLDVCLVGTPDHWHALAMIEACQAGADVYCQKPISRDVIEGQAMLAAARKYDRVVQVGTQRRSTAHLIEARDKVIGEGLLGTIGHAEICCYYGMGRNRTAENCPPPENLDFEMWTGPAPKLPFNPVMHPRSWRMFEEFGNGIMGDMCIHMLDTVRWMLDLGWPTSVNSRGGTYVHTDATGNVPDTQVATFDFDELDVVWTHRTYGDAPDRDYPWALFLYGDKGTLKASVNKYEFFPKGKKEATLSGKPQTEWDKYPEDEHEKDLEQHVAAANRAHQRDFLKAVEDRTRPVADIEEGHISTASCILANLSQQLGRSLTWDVQAGKVKQDDEANGLLAREYRGEWVHPTAENV